In a single window of the Aquipuribacter hungaricus genome:
- the rpe gene encoding ribulose-phosphate 3-epimerase, with protein MAAPLIAPSILSADFANLQAELERIADADWAHVDVMDNHFVPNLTLGVPVVEALVRVSPVPVDCHLMVADVDRWAVGYAEAGAAGVTIHAEASAAPVRTARALRAAGARAGLALRPATSFAAYEDLLAEFDMVLVMSVEPGFGGQQFLDSVLPKVRRVRRAVDAAALDVRVQVDGGVSADTVARCAEAGADVFVAGSAVYGAEDASAAIGRLRELAAAHPHVP; from the coding sequence GTGGCCGCACCTCTCATCGCCCCGAGCATCCTCAGCGCCGACTTCGCCAACCTCCAGGCCGAGCTCGAGCGCATCGCCGACGCCGACTGGGCGCACGTGGACGTCATGGACAACCACTTCGTGCCCAACCTCACGCTCGGCGTGCCCGTGGTCGAGGCCCTGGTCCGGGTGTCCCCGGTCCCGGTGGACTGCCACCTCATGGTCGCCGACGTCGACCGCTGGGCCGTGGGCTACGCCGAGGCGGGCGCGGCCGGCGTGACCATCCACGCCGAGGCGTCCGCGGCCCCGGTACGGACCGCCCGGGCGCTGCGCGCGGCCGGGGCCAGGGCGGGGCTCGCGCTGCGGCCCGCGACCTCGTTCGCGGCCTACGAGGACCTGCTGGCCGAGTTCGACATGGTGCTCGTCATGTCCGTCGAGCCCGGCTTTGGCGGCCAGCAGTTCCTGGACTCCGTGCTGCCCAAGGTCCGGCGCGTCCGGCGGGCCGTCGACGCCGCGGCGCTCGACGTGCGGGTGCAGGTCGACGGTGGCGTGAGCGCGGACACGGTGGCGCGCTGCGCCGAGGCCGGGGCGGACGTGTTCGTCGCCGGGTCCGCGGTCTACGGCGCGGAGGACGCGTCGGCGGCGATCGGCCGGCTGCGGGAGCTGGCGGCGGCCCACCCGCACGTGCCGTGA